One Pithys albifrons albifrons isolate INPA30051 chromosome 17, PitAlb_v1, whole genome shotgun sequence genomic window carries:
- the KMT5A gene encoding N-lysine methyltransferase KMT5A isoform X1, producing MTAGGRAGHGSGADLPPSLLGKNMPKTRAGGVEKASPESAERKGPGRPRAGGENVFIGQSKIYSYLNPNKAPGARPPLQEENSVMYHEVKCQGKTLKETYRKGAGKKNGGKTVEGAMKAEEQKDKEGGCNPSVPSDQNQDSGEAPKTPLPAACAEEANAKPAQKKMVKAKRGPRKKTQGRTPNRKVTDYYPVRRSSRKSKSELETEERRKIDELITSGKEEGMKIDYIDGKGRGVIATKHFNRGEFVVEYHGDLIEITDAKKREAVYAQDPSTGCYMYYFQYLSKTYCVDATKETNRLGRLINHSKCGNCQTKLHDIDGVPHLILIASRDIKAGEELLYDYGDRSKASIEAHPWLKH from the exons ATGACCGCGGGCGGCCGCGCCGGACATGGCTCAGGCGCCGACCTTCCTCCCTCGCTCCTAGGGAAGAACATGCCCAAGACCAGGGCGGGCGGCGTGGAGAAAGCGAGCCCCGAGAGCGCCGAGAGGAAGGGTCCCGGCCGCCCCCGGGCCGGCGGG GAGAATGTGTTTATTGGTCAATCCAAAATCTACAGCTACCTGAACCCTAACAAAGCTCCTGGTGCTCGGCCCCCACTTCAAGAGGAAAACTCTGTCATGTATCACGAGGTGAAATGTCAGGGCAAAACATTAAAGGAAACCTACAGGAAAGGAGCTG GAAAAAAGAATGGTGGCAAAACAGTTGAAGGTGCTATGAAAGCAGAAGAGCAGAAGGACAAGGAGGGTGGGTGCAATCCTTCAGTGCCCTCTGATCAAAACCAAGACAGTGGAGAAGCCCCAAAGACccccctgcctgcagcctgtgctgaggaGGCCAATGCAAAGCCAGCCCAGAAGAAGATGGTTAAAGCAAAACGTGGACCAAGGAAAAA AACCCAAGGAAGAACACCAAACCGAAAGGTGACAGATTATTATCCAGTCAGAAGAAGTTCCAGGAAGAGCAAATCTGAACTGGAG actgaggagaggaggaaaatagATGAGCTGATTACAAGtgggaaagaagaaggaatgAAG ATTGATTACATTGATGGCAAGGGGAGAGGAGTAATTgctacaaaacattttaatcGAGGAGAATTTGTGGTTGAGTATCACGGGGATCTCATAGAGATCACGgatgccaagaaaagggaggcTGTGTATGCTCAGGACCCATCCACGGGCTGCTACATGTACTACTTCCAGTACCTCAGCAAAACATACTG TGTCGATGCTACAAAGGAAACAAATCGTCTGGGGAGGCTCATTAACCACAGCAAATGTGGCAACTGTCAGACCAAGCTCCACGACATCGATGGTGTTCCTCATCTCATCCTCATTGCTTCCAGGGACATTAAAGCAGGGGAAGAACTCTTGTATGACTATGGAGACAGAAGCAAAGCTTCCATTGAAGCTCATCCATGGCTGAAACACTAA
- the KMT5A gene encoding N-lysine methyltransferase KMT5A isoform X3 gives MYHEVKCQGKTLKETYRKGAGKKNGGKTVEGAMKAEEQKDKEGGCNPSVPSDQNQDSGEAPKTPLPAACAEEANAKPAQKKMVKAKRGPRKKTQGRTPNRKVTDYYPVRRSSRKSKSELETEERRKIDELITSGKEEGMKIDYIDGKGRGVIATKHFNRGEFVVEYHGDLIEITDAKKREAVYAQDPSTGCYMYYFQYLSKTYCVDATKETNRLGRLINHSKCGNCQTKLHDIDGVPHLILIASRDIKAGEELLYDYGDRSKASIEAHPWLKH, from the exons ATGTATCACGAGGTGAAATGTCAGGGCAAAACATTAAAGGAAACCTACAGGAAAGGAGCTG GAAAAAAGAATGGTGGCAAAACAGTTGAAGGTGCTATGAAAGCAGAAGAGCAGAAGGACAAGGAGGGTGGGTGCAATCCTTCAGTGCCCTCTGATCAAAACCAAGACAGTGGAGAAGCCCCAAAGACccccctgcctgcagcctgtgctgaggaGGCCAATGCAAAGCCAGCCCAGAAGAAGATGGTTAAAGCAAAACGTGGACCAAGGAAAAA AACCCAAGGAAGAACACCAAACCGAAAGGTGACAGATTATTATCCAGTCAGAAGAAGTTCCAGGAAGAGCAAATCTGAACTGGAG actgaggagaggaggaaaatagATGAGCTGATTACAAGtgggaaagaagaaggaatgAAG ATTGATTACATTGATGGCAAGGGGAGAGGAGTAATTgctacaaaacattttaatcGAGGAGAATTTGTGGTTGAGTATCACGGGGATCTCATAGAGATCACGgatgccaagaaaagggaggcTGTGTATGCTCAGGACCCATCCACGGGCTGCTACATGTACTACTTCCAGTACCTCAGCAAAACATACTG TGTCGATGCTACAAAGGAAACAAATCGTCTGGGGAGGCTCATTAACCACAGCAAATGTGGCAACTGTCAGACCAAGCTCCACGACATCGATGGTGTTCCTCATCTCATCCTCATTGCTTCCAGGGACATTAAAGCAGGGGAAGAACTCTTGTATGACTATGGAGACAGAAGCAAAGCTTCCATTGAAGCTCATCCATGGCTGAAACACTAA
- the KMT5A gene encoding N-lysine methyltransferase KMT5A isoform X2, translating to MAGGKNMPKTRAGGVEKASPESAERKGPGRPRAGGENVFIGQSKIYSYLNPNKAPGARPPLQEENSVMYHEVKCQGKTLKETYRKGAGKKNGGKTVEGAMKAEEQKDKEGGCNPSVPSDQNQDSGEAPKTPLPAACAEEANAKPAQKKMVKAKRGPRKKTQGRTPNRKVTDYYPVRRSSRKSKSELETEERRKIDELITSGKEEGMKIDYIDGKGRGVIATKHFNRGEFVVEYHGDLIEITDAKKREAVYAQDPSTGCYMYYFQYLSKTYCVDATKETNRLGRLINHSKCGNCQTKLHDIDGVPHLILIASRDIKAGEELLYDYGDRSKASIEAHPWLKH from the exons atggccGGAG GGAAGAACATGCCCAAGACCAGGGCGGGCGGCGTGGAGAAAGCGAGCCCCGAGAGCGCCGAGAGGAAGGGTCCCGGCCGCCCCCGGGCCGGCGGG GAGAATGTGTTTATTGGTCAATCCAAAATCTACAGCTACCTGAACCCTAACAAAGCTCCTGGTGCTCGGCCCCCACTTCAAGAGGAAAACTCTGTCATGTATCACGAGGTGAAATGTCAGGGCAAAACATTAAAGGAAACCTACAGGAAAGGAGCTG GAAAAAAGAATGGTGGCAAAACAGTTGAAGGTGCTATGAAAGCAGAAGAGCAGAAGGACAAGGAGGGTGGGTGCAATCCTTCAGTGCCCTCTGATCAAAACCAAGACAGTGGAGAAGCCCCAAAGACccccctgcctgcagcctgtgctgaggaGGCCAATGCAAAGCCAGCCCAGAAGAAGATGGTTAAAGCAAAACGTGGACCAAGGAAAAA AACCCAAGGAAGAACACCAAACCGAAAGGTGACAGATTATTATCCAGTCAGAAGAAGTTCCAGGAAGAGCAAATCTGAACTGGAG actgaggagaggaggaaaatagATGAGCTGATTACAAGtgggaaagaagaaggaatgAAG ATTGATTACATTGATGGCAAGGGGAGAGGAGTAATTgctacaaaacattttaatcGAGGAGAATTTGTGGTTGAGTATCACGGGGATCTCATAGAGATCACGgatgccaagaaaagggaggcTGTGTATGCTCAGGACCCATCCACGGGCTGCTACATGTACTACTTCCAGTACCTCAGCAAAACATACTG TGTCGATGCTACAAAGGAAACAAATCGTCTGGGGAGGCTCATTAACCACAGCAAATGTGGCAACTGTCAGACCAAGCTCCACGACATCGATGGTGTTCCTCATCTCATCCTCATTGCTTCCAGGGACATTAAAGCAGGGGAAGAACTCTTGTATGACTATGGAGACAGAAGCAAAGCTTCCATTGAAGCTCATCCATGGCTGAAACACTAA